From Gemmatimonadaceae bacterium, a single genomic window includes:
- a CDS encoding ATP-binding protein, translating into MRRWSPLQDRTERLIALSQLACVATLGALLATSWRRHDALLDAAFLIALSVFALAATGIAIRMRRLQRALFASFAAAAGALVLAELAGLLLPGSALAIALHAVGSTDKVIMVATLNALLPLYAHAALLAKERATEALERSVVAERTFAATLETRVTVRTAELEDTQRVLQRMWRLGQQIALELDPTRVLERFVDAASDIAQADGAAIGLAGDGGSIRVPIARGALVDLAGSVASAANTAMGQVVRLGTPWMTDDAAADAGAECQPMCRVAGGDVRSVAVLPISRRGERIGAVALVRRTVQPFSEVTIARVEAMTDLLTVALENAELVDTLRQTEWRFRTLFRAAPDAVFTVLRSGRIREANDAAADIVGTDVMRMVGRRLSDLVAEEDRSRLDGALEATFTGRSARLELTFRRAPNEPSHVVSLAASLLPEADPPSILVVARDVTAEREMRVRLMESDRLAAVGELVAGVAHEVNNPLSSISAYAQLLLRDPRLEGVQREHVEVIRAETMRASHVVKDLLAFARRSEPRHEPLDLNTVVSRTLRMRAYQLSLNHLRVEQRLAEGLPAVIGDARQLQQVCLNLITNAVQAMASAGGGTLTVATGVRNGEVTLEVGDTGTGIPPEARARIFEPFFTTKKEGQGTGLGLSVSYGIVAAHKGKIEIAATSARGTTIRVSLAAADASVENGVPAEAPPLVLRSPIADIRLLFVDDEPAICSGITAYARVRGFTVLTAPSGERALEIVRETNVDAIVCDIRMPGMDGFAFHNWLRLERPGLAARTVFITGDVVTAASRRTVRQPMLAKPFSFERLEESVIAVIQGRPVPGLERVP; encoded by the coding sequence ATGCGTCGCTGGTCGCCCCTGCAGGATCGCACCGAGCGCCTGATCGCGCTGTCGCAGCTGGCCTGCGTGGCCACGCTGGGGGCGCTGCTCGCTACGTCCTGGCGCCGTCACGACGCCCTGCTCGACGCCGCGTTCCTGATCGCGCTGTCGGTGTTCGCGCTCGCCGCCACCGGCATCGCCATCCGCATGCGGCGCCTGCAGCGCGCCCTGTTCGCGAGCTTCGCCGCCGCGGCCGGCGCCCTCGTGCTGGCCGAGCTCGCGGGCCTCCTCCTGCCGGGCTCGGCGCTCGCCATCGCGCTCCACGCCGTGGGCAGCACCGACAAGGTCATCATGGTGGCCACGCTCAACGCGCTGCTCCCGCTCTACGCCCACGCGGCGCTGTTGGCCAAGGAACGGGCGACCGAAGCGCTGGAGCGGAGCGTCGTGGCCGAGCGCACCTTCGCCGCCACCCTCGAGACACGCGTGACCGTGCGCACCGCCGAACTGGAGGATACGCAGCGCGTGCTCCAGCGCATGTGGCGCCTGGGGCAGCAGATCGCCCTCGAACTGGATCCCACCCGCGTGCTCGAGCGGTTCGTGGACGCGGCCAGCGACATCGCCCAGGCCGACGGCGCCGCGATCGGACTGGCCGGCGACGGCGGCAGCATTCGCGTGCCGATCGCCCGCGGGGCGCTGGTCGATCTGGCCGGCTCGGTGGCGTCGGCGGCGAACACCGCCATGGGCCAGGTGGTGCGCCTCGGCACGCCGTGGATGACCGACGACGCGGCGGCGGATGCCGGCGCCGAATGCCAGCCCATGTGCCGCGTCGCCGGCGGCGACGTGCGCAGCGTGGCCGTGCTCCCCATCTCCCGCCGCGGCGAGCGCATCGGCGCCGTGGCGCTCGTGCGGCGCACCGTGCAGCCGTTCTCGGAGGTCACGATCGCCCGCGTCGAGGCGATGACCGACCTCCTCACGGTGGCGCTCGAGAACGCCGAACTGGTGGACACCCTGCGCCAGACGGAATGGCGCTTCCGCACGCTGTTCCGCGCGGCGCCCGACGCCGTGTTCACGGTGCTGCGCAGCGGGCGCATCCGCGAAGCCAACGATGCCGCCGCCGACATCGTCGGCACCGATGTCATGCGCATGGTGGGCCGCCGGCTCAGCGACCTCGTGGCCGAGGAGGATCGCAGCCGGCTGGACGGCGCGCTCGAGGCCACCTTCACCGGCCGCTCGGCGCGCCTCGAGCTCACCTTCCGCCGCGCGCCCAACGAGCCGTCGCACGTGGTGTCGTTGGCCGCCAGCCTGCTGCCCGAAGCCGATCCGCCCAGCATCCTGGTGGTGGCGCGCGACGTCACCGCCGAGCGCGAGATGCGCGTGCGACTCATGGAGTCCGACCGCCTGGCCGCGGTCGGCGAGCTCGTGGCCGGCGTGGCGCACGAGGTGAACAATCCGTTGAGCAGCATCAGCGCCTACGCGCAGCTGTTGCTCCGCGATCCCCGGCTCGAGGGCGTGCAGCGCGAACACGTGGAAGTGATCCGCGCCGAGACGATGCGCGCCAGCCACGTGGTGAAGGATCTCCTCGCGTTCGCGCGCCGGAGCGAGCCCCGCCATGAGCCGCTCGACCTCAACACCGTGGTGTCGCGCACGCTGCGCATGCGGGCCTACCAGCTCTCGCTCAATCACCTGCGGGTGGAGCAGCGGCTGGCCGAGGGACTGCCGGCGGTCATCGGCGACGCGCGGCAACTGCAGCAGGTGTGCCTCAACCTGATCACCAACGCCGTCCAGGCCATGGCGTCGGCCGGCGGCGGCACGCTCACCGTGGCCACCGGGGTGCGCAACGGCGAGGTGACGCTGGAGGTGGGCGACACCGGCACCGGGATTCCCCCCGAGGCGCGGGCGCGGATCTTCGAGCCCTTCTTCACCACCAAGAAGGAGGGCCAGGGCACGGGCCTCGGCCTCAGCGTGAGCTACGGCATCGTGGCCGCGCACAAAGGAAAGATCGAGATCGCCGCCACGTCGGCCCGCGGCACCACCATCCGGGTGTCGCTCGCCGCCGCCGATGCGTCGGTGGAGAACGGCGTGCCCGCGGAGGCGCCGCCGTTGGTGCTCCGGTCGCCCATCGCCGATATCCGGCTGCTGTTCGTGGACGACGAACCGGCCATCTGCAGCGGGATCACGGCGTACGCGCGCGTGCGCGGATTCACCGTGCTCACGGCGCCGTCGGGCGAACGGGCGCTGGAGATCGTCCGCGAGACGAACGTGGACGCGATTGTCTGCGACATCCGCATGCCGGGCATGGACGGCTTCGCCTTCCACAACTGGCTGCGGCTCGAACGGCCGGGGCTGGCCGCGCGCACGGTGTTCATCACGGGCGACGTGGTCACGGCCGCCAGCCGGCGTACGGTGCGGCAGCCGATGCTGGCCAAGCCGTTCAGCTTCGAGCGGCTGGAGGAGTCGGTCATCGCCGTGATCCAGGGACGTCCCGTGCCCGGGTTGGAGCGCGTGCCGTAG
- a CDS encoding SRPBCC family protein, which yields MPLVFPFDPDITRAATIPARLYNDPVYLELERERVFAHGWQLVARTEQLARSGDYVTAEVGTESIVVVRDGDALRGFHNVCLHRAGPVAQGCGRRQTLQCRYHGWTYTLAGGLLHAPEMEGVANFRPEDMHLMPVAVAAWGPLVFANLDGKAPPLAEVLEDIPDRVAPFHCESMRYVMRKEYELACNWKVYVDNYLEGYHVPVVHPGLHRELDYDHYRVEPHRYYSLQHAPLRPVPPAAGDRKYVPEGSDVPQAFYVWIFPNIMLNIYMGQMQTNVVVPLAHDRTRVVFEWFATNPPADPAADERWSRLVAFSDEIQDEDISICETVQRNLRSRVYDRGRYSAKRENGVHHFHSLLHEFLT from the coding sequence ATGCCTCTCGTCTTCCCGTTCGATCCCGACATCACGCGGGCCGCCACCATCCCCGCGCGGCTGTACAACGATCCGGTCTATCTCGAACTGGAACGCGAGCGGGTCTTTGCCCATGGCTGGCAGCTCGTGGCCCGCACGGAACAGTTGGCCCGCAGCGGCGACTACGTCACGGCCGAGGTCGGCACCGAGTCCATCGTCGTCGTGCGCGACGGCGACGCGCTGCGCGGTTTCCACAACGTGTGCCTGCACCGCGCCGGCCCCGTGGCCCAGGGCTGCGGCCGGCGGCAGACGCTGCAGTGCCGCTACCACGGCTGGACCTACACCCTGGCCGGCGGGTTGCTGCACGCGCCCGAGATGGAGGGCGTGGCGAACTTCCGCCCCGAGGACATGCACCTGATGCCGGTGGCCGTCGCCGCCTGGGGCCCGCTGGTGTTCGCGAATCTCGACGGCAAGGCGCCGCCCCTCGCCGAGGTGCTGGAGGACATTCCCGACCGCGTGGCCCCGTTCCACTGCGAGTCCATGCGCTACGTGATGCGCAAGGAGTACGAGCTCGCGTGCAACTGGAAGGTGTACGTGGACAACTATCTGGAAGGCTACCATGTGCCGGTGGTCCACCCGGGGCTCCACCGGGAGCTCGACTACGACCACTATCGCGTGGAGCCCCACCGCTACTACTCCCTGCAGCACGCGCCGTTGCGTCCCGTGCCGCCGGCGGCCGGCGACCGCAAGTACGTGCCCGAGGGCAGCGACGTGCCCCAGGCTTTCTACGTCTGGATCTTCCCCAACATCATGCTCAACATCTACATGGGGCAGATGCAGACGAACGTCGTGGTCCCGCTGGCGCACGATCGCACCCGCGTGGTGTTCGAATGGTTCGCCACGAATCCACCCGCCGATCCCGCCGCCGACGAGCGATGGAGCCGGTTGGTGGCGTTCAGCGACGAGATCCAGGACGAGGACATCTCCATCTGCGAGACGGTGCAACGGAATCTCCGGTCGCGCGTCTATGACCGGGGGCGCTATTCCGCCAAGCGCGAGAACGGCGTTCACCACTTCCACTCCCTGCTCCACGAGTTCCTGACCTGA
- the lepB gene encoding signal peptidase I codes for MAKSSKSGKSSRSANVVAQARGSRGKRKGGGNWLWENVKSLSGAVLIFLVIRTFLVEAFRIPSGSMIPTLLVGDWLFVNKAVYGPTVPFTHVRLPGYADPKHGDVVVFTSPYQADEAANGSDPTPTLVKRLIGMPGDTVYMRKGVVYVNGIAQRQGFGVGGYTADPAQSRPDDTSPLFDWQKRIALANTRFGSAPATPTHDDWGPLRIPAGDYFMMGDNRYCSKDSRYWGVVPRANIRGRPLFVYYSYRPSPGGLNDCDGQTSDRPLSFLTDIRWGRLGHVIR; via the coding sequence GTGGCCAAGTCCTCCAAGTCCGGCAAGTCGTCCAGATCCGCCAACGTCGTCGCCCAGGCTCGCGGCTCCCGCGGCAAGCGCAAGGGTGGCGGCAACTGGCTGTGGGAGAACGTGAAGTCGCTCAGCGGCGCCGTGCTCATCTTCCTCGTCATCCGCACCTTCCTCGTCGAAGCGTTCCGGATCCCGTCGGGGAGCATGATCCCCACGCTGCTCGTGGGCGACTGGCTGTTCGTCAACAAGGCGGTGTACGGGCCCACGGTGCCATTCACCCACGTACGCCTGCCGGGCTACGCCGATCCCAAGCACGGCGACGTGGTGGTGTTCACGTCGCCCTATCAGGCGGACGAGGCGGCCAACGGCAGCGATCCCACGCCCACGCTGGTCAAACGGCTCATCGGCATGCCGGGCGACACGGTCTACATGCGCAAAGGCGTGGTGTACGTGAACGGCATCGCCCAGCGGCAGGGATTCGGCGTGGGCGGCTACACCGCCGATCCCGCGCAGTCGCGCCCCGACGACACCAGTCCGCTGTTCGACTGGCAGAAGCGGATCGCCCTCGCCAACACGCGATTCGGCTCCGCGCCGGCTACGCCCACGCACGACGACTGGGGGCCGCTGCGCATTCCGGCCGGCGACTACTTCATGATGGGCGACAACCGGTACTGCTCCAAGGACAGCCGCTACTGGGGCGTGGTGCCGCGCGCCAACATCCGCGGCCGGCCGCTGTTCGTGTACTACTCGTACCGGCCCAGTCCGGGCGGGCTCAACGATTGCGACGGCCAGACCAGCGACCGGCCGCTCTCGTTCCTCACCGACATCCGGTGGGGCCGCCTGGGGCACGTCATTCGATGA
- a CDS encoding SWIB/MDM2 domain-containing protein: MAAKKGKKSAKKGGKKAAKKPAKKAAKKVAKKAAPKKAKRKPNAAFMRPVQPDALLATVVGSTAIPRTEVTKKLWVYIKKNGLQDAKERRMINADANLKAVFGGKGKVSMFEMTKLVGKHLK; encoded by the coding sequence ATGGCCGCAAAAAAGGGCAAGAAGTCCGCGAAGAAGGGTGGCAAGAAGGCCGCGAAGAAGCCTGCAAAGAAGGCCGCGAAGAAGGTCGCGAAAAAGGCTGCGCCCAAGAAGGCGAAGCGGAAACCCAACGCGGCGTTCATGAGGCCCGTGCAGCCGGATGCCTTGCTCGCGACGGTCGTCGGTTCCACGGCGATCCCGCGCACCGAAGTGACCAAGAAGCTCTGGGTGTATATCAAGAAGAACGGGCTCCAGGATGCCAAGGAGCGCCGCATGATCAACGCCGACGCCAACCTCAAGGCGGTGTTCGGTGGCAAGGGCAAGGTCTCGATGTTCGAGATGACCAAGCTCGTCGGCAAGCACCTCAAGTAA
- a CDS encoding alpha/beta fold hydrolase, with protein sequence MNRTLLAAAGLSLALAAPAPAPAQLAPPYTFVMMLGKDTIVSEVVQRTATRLDVDMVDRTTGAHWRYAMDLRPDGTVPSMSNAYYRLAQGDTVPVQRAELAFIGDSVVVTISGNVSRVERLATRPGVIPYINPSSAMIEQILHRARAMGGAEDTVPVFALIGGATVPTVVTWVGRDSAVLAIGAARMRLSVGEDGSLLGMAVPMQGVRVVRVEGAHPLATHRIDYGAPPGAPYTAQDVTVHTPEGLSLTGTLTLPANRAGRVPAIVTITGSGTQDRDERIMGLDGYRPFWQIADTLARRGIATLRLDDRGMNGSSAGPPTATSADFANDIRAGLAYLRTRPDIDGSRLGLVGHSEGGMIAPMVAATDPALKGIVLMAGPAYTGARILAFQQRYAVDHTPALSPAERREALAKSEEATDSLAAKSAWLRYFIAYDPLPTARKVRVPVLILQGETDQQVTPEQADTLAAAFRAGGDRDVTVRRFRGTDHLFVADSSGDSARYSALPSHAVRPEVLGAIADWLASHLR encoded by the coding sequence GTGAACCGCACCCTGCTCGCCGCTGCCGGTCTCTCCCTCGCGCTGGCCGCGCCGGCCCCCGCCCCCGCGCAGCTGGCGCCGCCGTACACCTTCGTGATGATGCTCGGCAAGGACACGATCGTGAGCGAGGTGGTGCAGCGCACCGCCACGCGGCTCGACGTGGACATGGTGGACCGGACCACCGGCGCCCACTGGCGCTACGCCATGGATCTCCGTCCCGACGGCACCGTGCCGAGCATGAGCAACGCCTACTACCGGCTGGCGCAGGGCGACACCGTGCCCGTCCAGCGCGCGGAGCTGGCCTTCATCGGCGACTCGGTGGTCGTGACGATCTCGGGCAACGTCTCCCGCGTCGAGCGGCTGGCCACGCGGCCCGGCGTGATCCCGTACATCAATCCGTCGAGCGCGATGATCGAGCAGATCCTCCACCGCGCCCGCGCCATGGGCGGCGCCGAGGATACGGTCCCCGTCTTCGCCCTCATCGGCGGCGCCACGGTCCCGACGGTCGTCACCTGGGTGGGGCGCGACTCGGCGGTGCTCGCGATCGGTGCCGCGCGGATGCGCCTGTCCGTGGGAGAGGACGGCTCGCTGCTCGGCATGGCCGTGCCGATGCAGGGGGTGCGGGTGGTTCGCGTGGAGGGCGCCCATCCGCTCGCCACGCACCGCATCGACTACGGCGCGCCGCCCGGCGCGCCCTACACCGCCCAGGATGTGACCGTCCATACGCCCGAGGGACTGTCGCTCACCGGCACGCTCACGCTCCCCGCCAACCGCGCGGGGCGCGTGCCGGCCATCGTGACCATCACCGGCTCCGGAACCCAGGACCGCGACGAGCGGATCATGGGGCTCGACGGCTATCGCCCGTTCTGGCAGATCGCCGATACGCTCGCCCGCCGCGGCATCGCCACGCTGCGGTTGGACGATCGCGGGATGAATGGGTCGAGCGCCGGCCCGCCCACGGCGACGTCGGCCGATTTCGCCAACGACATCCGCGCCGGCCTGGCGTACCTGCGTACGCGTCCGGACATCGACGGCTCGCGGCTGGGGCTGGTGGGGCACAGCGAGGGCGGGATGATCGCCCCCATGGTGGCGGCCACCGATCCCGCGCTCAAGGGGATCGTGCTCATGGCCGGACCGGCGTACACCGGGGCCAGGATCCTCGCGTTCCAGCAGCGGTACGCCGTGGACCACACGCCCGCGCTCTCGCCGGCGGAGCGCCGGGAGGCACTCGCCAAGAGCGAGGAGGCCACCGACAGCCTGGCGGCCAAGAGCGCCTGGCTGCGCTATTTCATCGCGTACGATCCCCTCCCCACGGCCCGGAAGGTGCGCGTGCCGGTGCTCATTCTGCAGGGGGAAACGGATCAGCAGGTGACGCCGGAGCAGGCCGACACCCTGGCGGCGGCGTTCCGCGCCGGGGGCGATCGCGACGTGACGGTGCGCAGATTCCGCGGGACGGACCACCTGTTCGTTGCCGATTCCAGCGGCGATTCGGCGCGCTATTCGGCGCTTCCCTCGCACGCGGTGCGCCCCGAAGTCCTCGGCGCGATCGCCGATTGGCTGGCATCGCATCTCCGGTGA
- a CDS encoding SdpI family protein, which produces MRKWFPAIPIAGAFLLSAAVYSRLPSPMATHWGINGEPNGYSSRAVGAFLMPALALVLWAFLRGLPIIDPRRANYARFQGTYDLVVNAVITLLAAIHVVVLGTALHWPVPRIDRMAPLGVGALMLLLGNVLPRARPNWWFGIRTPWTLSSDTVWTRTHRVGGYFMTAAGAIAICSVFLPPAAGFVVFMVAVLGASLASVVYSYVVWKEEQP; this is translated from the coding sequence ATGCGTAAGTGGTTCCCCGCGATTCCCATCGCCGGCGCGTTCCTGCTGTCCGCGGCCGTCTATTCCCGGCTCCCGAGCCCCATGGCCACCCACTGGGGCATCAACGGCGAGCCCAACGGCTACAGCAGCCGCGCCGTCGGCGCATTCCTCATGCCCGCGCTCGCCCTGGTGCTCTGGGCGTTCCTGCGCGGCCTCCCGATCATCGATCCCCGCCGCGCCAACTACGCCCGGTTCCAGGGCACCTACGATCTGGTGGTGAACGCCGTCATCACGCTGCTCGCCGCCATCCACGTCGTCGTGCTCGGGACGGCGCTGCATTGGCCCGTGCCCCGCATCGACCGCATGGCGCCCCTCGGCGTGGGCGCCCTCATGCTCCTCCTCGGCAACGTGCTCCCGCGGGCCCGGCCCAACTGGTGGTTCGGCATCCGCACGCCGTGGACGCTGAGCAGCGACACGGTCTGGACCAGAACCCATCGCGTGGGCGGCTACTTCATGACCGCCGCCGGCGCGATCGCGATCTGCAGCGTCTTCCTGCCGCCCGCCGCCGGATTCGTGGTCTTCATGGTCGCCGTCCTCGGCGCATCGCTCGCGTCAGTGGTCTACTCATACGTCGTCTGGAAGGAGGAACAACCGTGA
- a CDS encoding autorepressor SdpR family transcription factor, which produces MDSAFKALADPTRRQILKLLRKGPRTSGEIAGQFDTAWPTISRHLGVLRDAGLILSERHGQQVIYELNTTVFDDVLEQILDWMRPGRKHA; this is translated from the coding sequence ATGGACTCCGCCTTCAAAGCGCTCGCCGACCCCACGCGACGCCAGATCCTCAAGCTGCTGCGCAAAGGCCCGCGCACGTCGGGAGAGATCGCCGGCCAGTTCGACACCGCCTGGCCCACCATCTCCCGCCACCTGGGCGTGCTCCGCGATGCGGGACTCATCCTGTCCGAACGCCACGGACAGCAGGTCATCTACGAACTCAACACCACCGTTTTCGACGACGTCCTCGAGCAGATCCTCGACTGGATGCGTCCGGGGAGGAAGCATGCGTAA
- a CDS encoding deoxyribonuclease IV: protein MSAAGRGSATRFIGAHTIANGGIHMAVRRAASAQMTALQVFTAIPKYYGDKVSIKADRVERFRAALAEAGIAPEHVVVHAAYVLNTATPDPEKWTRARDGLAKELERSTALGVGAVCFHPGAATDDDRDAALGRIAAAITHALERTEGRTRLLVENTAGAGRTMGRTPAEVAGVLHRVPRALRPRTGYGLDTCHLFASGFAIHESAAAQARVLDEFEQATGEPPGFFHLNDSEGALGSNKDRHALIGEGQIGVEPFRWLLRDPRSAGVPLILETPQEHPDVADDDPAADPWDARMMALLRGLIDGEP, encoded by the coding sequence GTGAGCGCGGCCGGCCGCGGATCCGCCACCCGCTTCATCGGCGCGCACACGATCGCCAACGGCGGCATCCACATGGCGGTGCGCCGCGCCGCCAGCGCCCAGATGACGGCGCTGCAGGTGTTCACCGCCATTCCCAAGTACTACGGCGACAAGGTGTCCATCAAGGCCGATCGCGTGGAGCGGTTCCGCGCCGCGCTCGCCGAAGCCGGCATCGCGCCCGAGCACGTGGTGGTGCACGCGGCGTACGTGCTCAACACGGCCACGCCCGACCCTGAGAAGTGGACGCGTGCCCGCGACGGGCTGGCCAAGGAACTGGAGCGCTCCACCGCGCTCGGCGTGGGGGCCGTGTGCTTCCATCCCGGCGCCGCCACCGACGACGATCGGGACGCCGCGCTCGGGCGCATCGCCGCCGCGATCACCCATGCCCTGGAGCGCACCGAGGGGCGCACGCGGCTGCTCGTGGAGAACACCGCGGGCGCCGGCCGCACCATGGGACGCACGCCGGCCGAGGTGGCGGGCGTGCTCCACCGCGTGCCCCGCGCGCTGCGGCCGCGCACCGGCTACGGCCTGGACACCTGCCACCTGTTCGCGTCGGGGTTCGCCATCCACGAGAGCGCGGCGGCGCAGGCCAGGGTGCTCGATGAGTTTGAACAGGCCACCGGCGAGCCGCCGGGCTTCTTCCATCTCAACGACAGCGAGGGCGCGCTGGGCTCCAACAAGGACCGGCACGCGCTCATCGGCGAGGGCCAGATCGGCGTCGAGCCGTTCCGCTGGCTGCTCCGCGATCCCCGCAGCGCCGGCGTGCCGCTCATCCTCGAGACGCCGCAGGAACACCCCGACGTCGCCGACGACGACCCGGCCGCCGATCCGTGGGACGCGCGGATGATGGCATTGCTGCGCGGGCTGATCGACGGGGAGCCGTAG
- a CDS encoding response regulator, with product MKVLIADDDDTIRALVSSVVVSLGYEPVTAANGAAAWELYQTEPFPLAVVDIEMPDVDGLELCRQIRAADRTHETFILVLTGRSTQDDLGAVLEAGADDYMSKPTTPNNLRARLFIAQQRMAQESQRRAAEEALAKARWLAGIGETSIALQHEINNPLSALLGHAELMLLDAQDAGQDNPHLHVIHEQARRIAEVVKRLGKLRDPQTVEYVGGSRMLDLSKPAHDDS from the coding sequence GTGAAAGTGCTCATCGCCGACGACGACGACACCATCCGCGCGCTGGTGAGCTCGGTGGTCGTGAGCCTGGGCTACGAGCCGGTGACGGCCGCCAATGGCGCCGCCGCGTGGGAGCTGTACCAGACGGAGCCGTTCCCCCTGGCCGTGGTGGACATCGAGATGCCCGACGTGGACGGCCTGGAGCTGTGCCGCCAGATCCGCGCCGCCGACCGGACCCACGAGACCTTCATCCTCGTGCTCACCGGCCGCAGCACCCAGGACGACCTGGGCGCCGTGCTCGAAGCCGGGGCCGACGACTACATGTCCAAGCCCACCACGCCCAACAACCTGCGCGCGCGGCTGTTCATCGCCCAGCAGCGCATGGCCCAGGAATCGCAGCGCCGCGCCGCCGAGGAGGCCCTGGCCAAGGCCCGCTGGCTGGCCGGCATCGGCGAGACGAGCATCGCCCTGCAGCACGAGATCAACAACCCGCTCTCGGCGCTGCTCGGGCACGCCGAACTGATGCTGCTCGACGCGCAGGACGCCGGTCAGGACAATCCGCACTTGCACGTGATCCACGAGCAGGCGCGTCGCATTGCCGAGGTCGTGAAGCGGTTGGGCAAGCTCCGCGATCCGCAGACCGTGGAGTACGTGGGCGGTTCCCGGATGCTCGACCTGAGCAAGCCGGCCCACGACGACTCGTGA
- the pruA gene encoding L-glutamate gamma-semialdehyde dehydrogenase yields MSTLDRIAPLAAFNGTRRVPPPVNEPVKGYAPGSPEKLSLKARLKAMAGEKADIPLVIGGVPVRTGDVAHAVMPHDHKHVLADWHRAAPDHVQQAIAAAKAAHGDWANWAWEDRAAVFLRAAELLTTTWRDTVNAAAMLNQSKTPFQAEIDSACELIDFWRFNPHYAQELYDEQPLSNHTMWNQLDYRPLEGFVYAVTPFNFASIAGNLPTSPALMGNTVLWKPASTAMLTAHYILKVLEAAGLPPGVINLVGGDASMISGIALSHPDLAGVHFTGSTSVFNNMWQTIGANMSRYRSYPRIVGETGGKDFILAHASADPQALAVAIARGAFEYQGQKCSAASRVYVPRSLWPEVRDRVVAMMEDMRMGDVQDFRTFVGAVIDQKAFRKISEYIADAKRNARIVAGGTTDESTGYFIAPTLVETTDPGYRLLCEEIFGPVVTAYVYDDAKWGETLQSIDSVSPYALTGAIFATDRHAVREAMATLRNSAGNFYVNDKPTGAVVGQQPFGGARGSGTNDKAGSKLNLVRWVSARAVKETFSPPTDYRYPFMGEE; encoded by the coding sequence ATGTCCACTCTCGACCGTATTGCCCCGCTCGCGGCCTTCAACGGCACGCGCCGCGTTCCGCCCCCCGTCAACGAGCCGGTGAAGGGTTACGCGCCCGGCTCTCCCGAGAAGCTGTCCCTCAAAGCCCGCCTCAAGGCGATGGCCGGCGAGAAGGCCGACATCCCGTTGGTGATCGGGGGCGTGCCCGTGCGCACCGGCGACGTGGCGCACGCCGTCATGCCGCACGACCACAAGCACGTGCTGGCCGACTGGCACCGGGCGGCGCCCGACCACGTGCAGCAGGCGATCGCCGCCGCCAAGGCGGCCCACGGCGACTGGGCCAACTGGGCGTGGGAGGACCGCGCGGCGGTGTTCCTGCGGGCCGCCGAGCTGCTGACCACGACGTGGCGCGACACGGTGAACGCGGCCGCGATGCTGAACCAGTCCAAGACGCCGTTCCAGGCCGAGATCGATTCGGCGTGCGAGCTGATCGACTTCTGGCGGTTCAATCCGCACTATGCGCAGGAGCTGTACGACGAGCAGCCGCTGTCCAACCACACGATGTGGAACCAGCTGGACTATCGCCCGCTGGAGGGCTTCGTCTATGCAGTGACGCCGTTCAACTTCGCGTCGATCGCCGGCAACCTGCCCACGTCGCCGGCGCTGATGGGGAACACCGTGCTCTGGAAGCCGGCGTCGACGGCGATGCTGACGGCGCACTACATCCTCAAGGTGCTCGAGGCGGCGGGGCTGCCGCCGGGGGTGATCAACCTCGTGGGCGGCGACGCGTCGATGATCAGCGGCATCGCGCTGTCGCACCCCGACCTGGCCGGCGTGCACTTCACCGGCAGCACGTCGGTGTTCAACAACATGTGGCAGACGATCGGCGCCAACATGTCGCGCTATCGCTCGTATCCGCGCATCGTGGGCGAGACGGGGGGCAAGGACTTCATCCTCGCCCACGCGTCGGCCGATCCGCAGGCGCTGGCGGTGGCGATCGCGCGCGGCGCGTTCGAGTACCAGGGACAGAAGTGCTCGGCGGCGAGCCGTGTGTACGTGCCGCGGTCGCTGTGGCCCGAGGTGCGCGACCGGGTGGTGGCGATGATGGAGGACATGCGGATGGGCGACGTGCAGGACTTCCGCACGTTCGTGGGCGCGGTGATCGACCAGAAGGCGTTCCGGAAGATCAGCGAGTACATCGCCGACGCCAAGCGCAACGCCAGGATCGTGGCCGGCGGCACGACCGACGAATCGACGGGCTACTTCATCGCGCCGACGCTGGTGGAGACCACCGATCCGGGGTACCGGCTGTTGTGCGAGGAGATCTTCGGCCCGGTGGTGACGGCGTACGTGTACGACGACGCCAAGTGGGGCGAGACGTTGCAGTCCATCGACAGCGTGTCGCCGTACGCGCTCACCGGGGCCATCTTCGCCACCGACCGGCACGCGGTGCGCGAGGCGATGGCCACGCTGCGCAACAGCGCCGGCAACTTCTACGTGAACGACAAGCCCACGGGCGCGGTGGTGGGCCAGCAGCCGTTCGGCGGCGCGCGCGGCTCCGGCACCAACGACAAGGCGGGCTCGAAGCTCAATCTCGTGCGCTGGGTGAGCGCGCGAGCGGTGAAGGAGACGTTCTCGCCGCCCACGGATTATCGGTATCCGTTCATGGGCGAGGAATAG